One genomic region from Dioscorea cayenensis subsp. rotundata cultivar TDr96_F1 unplaced genomic scaffold, TDr96_F1_v2_PseudoChromosome.rev07_lg8_w22 25.fasta BLBR01000207.1, whole genome shotgun sequence encodes:
- the LOC120253782 gene encoding uncharacterized protein LOC120253782 has translation MEASSMSAVTTTEEEQEALFNTYPCSALLYYVQSPSTTSHANSSDCRHASDSISLSPFPADDAFIVVPPPGIHRNPDFTLSRYSSSRGSNNYFLHDKKITYDLGHIDVQKHSKDRSRNRNRFRVVHELEGVEEGGEHKRRSELWRFVALDPSASCCCVAFQICWRFLVSLGLALLVFFLATRPPSPTVTFQISRVKHFNLGEGLDMTGVVTKILTCNSSVDVEIDNKSKLFGLHVYPVTIHMAFGRLIFATSSQEGEELYVQSNNLLRKRLYVGVKDMPMYGAGRDMEDMLESGKGLPLIIKVSSRSTYHVVWNLIKSKYHHHAECLVVLKAVYDAHNHTQLFNSTCSTTTSHA, from the exons ATGGAAGCATCATCCATGTCAGCAGTAACAAcaacagaagaagaacaagaagcctTGTTCAACACCTACCCATGCTCTGCATTACTATACTACGTCCAAAGCCCTTCCACAACCTCCCATGCAAACAGCAGTGACTGCCGTCATGCCTCTGACTCCATCTCCCTCTCCCCTTTCCCGGCCGATGACGCTTTCATCGTTGTCCCTCCTCCCGGCATTCACCGCAACCCGGACTTCACTCTCTCTCGTTACTCCTCCTCTAGAGGCTCCAACAATTATTTTCTCCATGACAAAAAGATCACCTATGATCTCGGCCACATTGATGTTCAAAAACACAGTAAAGATCGAAGCCGGAACCGTAACCGGTTTCGGGTTGTTCATGAATTGGAAGGAGTTGAAGAAGGTGGTGAGCATAAGAGGAGGAGTGAGCTTTGGAGGTTTGTTGCTTTGGATCCTtcagcttcttgttgttgtgtggCTTTTCAAATTTGTTGGAGGTTCTTGGTTAGTCTTGGTTTGGCtttgcttgttttcttcttggctACTAGGCCACCTTCTCCCACTGTGACATTTCAG ATATCAAGGGTGAAACATTTTAATCTTGGAGAAGGACTAGACATGACAGGGGTGGTCACAAAGATATTGACATGCAATTCCTCAGTAGATGTGGAGATTGACAACAAATCAAAACTCTTTGGTTTGCATGTTTATCCTGTCACCATTCACATGGCCTTTGGGAGACTTATTTTTGCTACCTCATCACAG gaggGTGAAGAATTATATGTACAAAGTAATAACTTGTTAAGAAAGAGGCTTTATGTGGGAGTGAAGGACATGCCAATGTATGGGGCTGGGAGGGACATGGAAGACATGCTTGAATCTGGGAAAGGGTTACCCTTAATCATAAAAGTGAGTTCAAGATCAACTTACCATGTGGTTTGGAACCTTATTAAGTCTAAGTATCACCATCATGCTGAATGCCTTGTGGTATTGAAGGCTGTCTATGATGCTCATAACCACACTCAGCTTTTCAATAGCACTTGTTCTACAACCACTTCTCATGCATGA
- the LOC120253781 gene encoding putative pentatricopeptide repeat-containing protein At5g52630: MPLHVSIPKLPPSFYLPTSTPRFLADLLLSLSATSSAAAAAKGSQLHGHLLKSGLIPSISLLSNHLITFYARCHLPHLSRLAFLDSPSKTSAVWASLIAALAQNGLSADALLAFRSMLSHSIPVCDRTLPSATKSCAALSLPGLARSLHSLALRSPFSSDVFVASSIIDMYSKCSLLTDARAVFDEMPHRNVVSWSSLIYGHALAGLNLDALHLFKLALADNLINDFTYSTIIRVCSAAPLLDLGTQIHAHCSKSIFMSSPFVGSSLISLYSKSGLVDDAYKLFDEMPEKNLGAWNAVLIASAQHGHIRTAFDRFTGMERAGHTPNFITFLCLLTACSHAGLVDDGKRYFNLMISRGIEPEEQHYACMVDLFSRVGRLKEAMDFIKTMPLAPTESVWGALLTGCRIHKDTDTAAFAAGKLFETCSSAGGSGAHMLLANAYAAAGRYTDAARARKEMRDRGIKKETGLSWVEHEGKVHTFVSDDTCHYMIKEIHEVVNKLGERMEKEGYVVDTSCVLRDVDGEEKRRAVWYHSERLAIGFGLLSVGVGRPIRVMKNLRVCGDCHTAIKFVSKVTERVVILRDNNRFHRFEDGVCSCGDYW, encoded by the coding sequence ATGCCCCTCCACGTCTCCATTCCCAAACTACCCCCGTCGTTCTATCTCCCCACTTCCACACCTCGCTTCCTCGCCGATCTTCTCCTCTCCCTCTCCGCCACCAGCTCCGCCGCCGCAGCCGCCAAGGGCTCCCAACTCCACGGCCATCTCCTCAAATCCGGCCTCATTCCCTCCATCTCCCTTCTCTCCAACCATCTCATCACCTTCTACGCCCGCTGCCATCTTCCCCACCTCTCCCGTCTCGCCTTCCTCGATTCCCCTTCCAAGACATCGGCCGTCTGGGCCTCCCTCATCGCCGCCCTCGCCCAGAATGGTCTCTCCGCCGACGCTCTCCTCGCCTTTCGGTCCATGCTCTCTCACTCTATCCCTGTCTGCGATCGCACTCTCCCCTCCGCCACCAAGTCCTGCGCCGCCCTCTCCCTCCCCGGTCTAGCCCGATCGCTCCACTCCCTCGCCCTCCgatcccctttctcttccgacGTCTTCGTCGCCTCCTCCATTATCGATATGTACTCCAAATGCTCTCTCCTCACCGACGCTCGCGCCGTGTTCGACGAAATGCCCCACAGAAACGTCGTCTCCTGGAGCAGTCTCATCTACGGCCACGCTCTAGCCGGGCTCAACCTCGACGCTCTCCATCTCTTCAAGCTCGCCCTTGCCGATAACCTAATCAACGATTTCACCTACTCAACCATCATCCGAGTCTGCAGCGCGGCTCCACTTCTCGATCTCGGCACCCAGATCCACGCCCACTGCTCCAAATCCATCTTCATGTCCTCCCCCTTCGTCGGCAGCTCACTCATCTCCCTCTACTCCAAATCCGGCCTCGTCGACGACGCCTACAAGCTGTTCGACGAAATGCCTGAGAAAAATCTCGGCGCATGGAACGCCGTCCTAATCGCCTCCGCACAGCACGGCCACATACGCACCGCCTTCGATCGCTTCACTGGCATGGAGCGCGCCGGCCACACCCCAAACTTCATAACATTCCTTTGCCTTCTCACAGCCTGCAGCCACGCAGGCCTAGTCGACGACGGCAAGCGATACTTCAACCTCATGATCTCGCGAGGGATCGAACCAGAAGAGCAGCACTACGCGTGCATGGTCGATCTCTTCAGCAGAGTAGGTCGGCTCAAAGAAGCAATGGATTTCATCAAGACGATGCCCCTAGCACCAACAGAGTCAGTGTGGGGGGCATTGCTCACCGGCTGCCGCATCCACAAGGACACCGACACGGCGGCGTTCGCCGCCGGCAAGCTCTTCGAGACATGCTCGAGCGCGGGTGGCTCAGGCGCGCACATGCTGCTCGCGAACGCGTACGCGGCGGCAGGCCGATACACAGACGCAGCGCGCGCGCGCAAGGAAATGCGTGACCGgggaatcaaaaaggaaacaggGCTGAGTTGGGTGGAGCACGAAGGAAAGGTACATACTTTTGTATCTGATGACACGTGTCATTATATGATAAAGGAAATACACGAGGTGGTGAATAAGTTAGGAGAGAGGATGGAAAAAGAAGGGTATGTTGTGGATACTAGTTGTGTGTTAAGGGATGTAGAtggggaggagaagagaagGGCAGTTTGGTACCATAGTGAGAGGTTGGCAATAGGGTTTGGGTTGTTAAGTGTAGGGGTAGGGAGGCCTATAAGGGTTATGAAGAATTTGAGGGTTTGTGGTGATTGTCATACAGCTATTAAGTTTGTTAGTAAGGTTACTGAGAGGGTTGTCATTTTGAGGGATAATAATAGGTTTCATAGGTTTGAGGATGGTGTTTGTTCTTGTGGGGATTATTGGTGA